A genomic stretch from Lathyrus oleraceus cultivar Zhongwan6 chromosome 2, CAAS_Psat_ZW6_1.0, whole genome shotgun sequence includes:
- the LOC127120030 gene encoding G2/mitotic-specific cyclin-1 isoform X2 yields MKDSHECSNSNAIEPAVFQARKVGPNRRALGVINQNMIPNKRAVSERNEVLDKKQVDPVHRPITRRFAAKIASTQKVKAEGTNKRSNLTNSNGFGECIFVDDEHKLVEDQPVPMALEKTEPRNESDQMDEVEMEMEDMMEEHVLDIDISDANDPLAVAEYVEDLYAYYRKVESTGCVSPDYMAEQFDINERMRAILIDWLIEVHDKFDLVHETLFLTVNLIDRFLEKQSVVRKKLQLVGLVAMLLACKYEEVSVPVVGDLILISDRAYTKKEVLEMEKLMVNTLKFNISVPTAYVFIRRFLKAAQADRKLELLAFFLVELSLVEYAMLKFPPSQLAAAAVYTAQCATYGFKQWSKTCEWHTNYSEDQLLECSSLMVDFHKKAGTGKLTGAHRKYCTSKFIFTAKCEPASFLLEN; encoded by the exons ATGAAGGATTCTCACGAGTGTTCCAACTCAAACGCAATCGAACCTGCTGTTTTTCAAG CTAGAAAAGTTGGGCCAAATAGGAGAGCTTTGGGTGTGATTAACCAGAATATGATACCTAACAAGAGGGCTGTATCAGA AAGAAATGAAGTTCTTGACAAGAAACAAGTGGATCCTGTTCATAGACCCATCACTAG GAGGTTTGCGGCGAAAATTGCTAGCACGCAAAAAGTTAAGGCTGAG GGGACTAACAAAAGGTCAAACTTGACAAATTCAAATGGATTTGGAGAATGTATATTTGTGGATGATGAACATAAGCTGGTGGAAGACCAGCCAGTGCCAATGGCTTTAGAGAAAACAGAACCGCGAAACGAATCAGATCAGATG GATGAAGTTGAGATGGAGATGGAGGATATGATGGAAGAGCATGTTTTGGACATTGACATTTCGGATGCAAATGACCCTCTTGCAGTTGCTGAATATGTTGAAGATCTTTATGCTTACTACAGAAAAGTTGAG AGTACTGGCTGTGTCTCACCTGATTACATGGCTGAGCAATTTGACATTAATGAAAGGATGAGGGCCATACTGATTGACTGGCTTATTGAG GTGCATGATAAATTTGACCTCGTGCATGAGACATTGTTTCTCACAGTTAATCTTATAGACAGATTTTTGGAAAAGCAATCAGTGGTAAGAAAGAAGCTTCAGCTGGTTGGTCTAGTGGCAATGCTTTTGGCATGCAAGTATGAGGAAGTTTCTGTGCCTGTGGTTGGAGATTTAATTCTTATATCAGACAGAGCATACACTAAGAAAGAAGTTCTTGAAATG GAGAAGTTGATGGTCAACACATTGAAGTTTAACATATCCGTGCCAACAGCATACGTTTTCATTAGAAGGTTCCTAAAGGCAGCTCAAGCAGACCGAAAA CTTGAGCTGCTAGCCTTCTTCTTGGTAGAGCTATCTCTAGTAGAATATGCTATGTTGAAGTTCCCTCCTTCTCAACTAGCTGCAGCTGCTGTCTATACTGCTCAATGTGCTACCTATGGTTTCAAACAGTGGAGTAAGACATGTGAATGGCACACCAACTACTCAGAAGATCAACTATT AGAGTGCTCTAGTTTAATGGTTGATTTTCACAAGAAGGCTGGGACAGGGAAACTTACGGGGGCACATCGGAAGTATTGCACATCAAAATTTATCTTTACTGCAAAATGTGAACCAGCAAGTTTTCTTCTAGAGAACTAG
- the LOC127120030 gene encoding G2/mitotic-specific cyclin-1 isoform X1: MKDSHECSNSNAIEPAVFQEARKVGPNRRALGVINQNMIPNKRAVSERNEVLDKKQVDPVHRPITRRFAAKIASTQKVKAEGTNKRSNLTNSNGFGECIFVDDEHKLVEDQPVPMALEKTEPRNESDQMDEVEMEMEDMMEEHVLDIDISDANDPLAVAEYVEDLYAYYRKVESTGCVSPDYMAEQFDINERMRAILIDWLIEVHDKFDLVHETLFLTVNLIDRFLEKQSVVRKKLQLVGLVAMLLACKYEEVSVPVVGDLILISDRAYTKKEVLEMEKLMVNTLKFNISVPTAYVFIRRFLKAAQADRKLELLAFFLVELSLVEYAMLKFPPSQLAAAAVYTAQCATYGFKQWSKTCEWHTNYSEDQLLECSSLMVDFHKKAGTGKLTGAHRKYCTSKFIFTAKCEPASFLLEN; encoded by the exons ATGAAGGATTCTCACGAGTGTTCCAACTCAAACGCAATCGAACCTGCTGTTTTTCAAG AAGCTAGAAAAGTTGGGCCAAATAGGAGAGCTTTGGGTGTGATTAACCAGAATATGATACCTAACAAGAGGGCTGTATCAGA AAGAAATGAAGTTCTTGACAAGAAACAAGTGGATCCTGTTCATAGACCCATCACTAG GAGGTTTGCGGCGAAAATTGCTAGCACGCAAAAAGTTAAGGCTGAG GGGACTAACAAAAGGTCAAACTTGACAAATTCAAATGGATTTGGAGAATGTATATTTGTGGATGATGAACATAAGCTGGTGGAAGACCAGCCAGTGCCAATGGCTTTAGAGAAAACAGAACCGCGAAACGAATCAGATCAGATG GATGAAGTTGAGATGGAGATGGAGGATATGATGGAAGAGCATGTTTTGGACATTGACATTTCGGATGCAAATGACCCTCTTGCAGTTGCTGAATATGTTGAAGATCTTTATGCTTACTACAGAAAAGTTGAG AGTACTGGCTGTGTCTCACCTGATTACATGGCTGAGCAATTTGACATTAATGAAAGGATGAGGGCCATACTGATTGACTGGCTTATTGAG GTGCATGATAAATTTGACCTCGTGCATGAGACATTGTTTCTCACAGTTAATCTTATAGACAGATTTTTGGAAAAGCAATCAGTGGTAAGAAAGAAGCTTCAGCTGGTTGGTCTAGTGGCAATGCTTTTGGCATGCAAGTATGAGGAAGTTTCTGTGCCTGTGGTTGGAGATTTAATTCTTATATCAGACAGAGCATACACTAAGAAAGAAGTTCTTGAAATG GAGAAGTTGATGGTCAACACATTGAAGTTTAACATATCCGTGCCAACAGCATACGTTTTCATTAGAAGGTTCCTAAAGGCAGCTCAAGCAGACCGAAAA CTTGAGCTGCTAGCCTTCTTCTTGGTAGAGCTATCTCTAGTAGAATATGCTATGTTGAAGTTCCCTCCTTCTCAACTAGCTGCAGCTGCTGTCTATACTGCTCAATGTGCTACCTATGGTTTCAAACAGTGGAGTAAGACATGTGAATGGCACACCAACTACTCAGAAGATCAACTATT AGAGTGCTCTAGTTTAATGGTTGATTTTCACAAGAAGGCTGGGACAGGGAAACTTACGGGGGCACATCGGAAGTATTGCACATCAAAATTTATCTTTACTGCAAAATGTGAACCAGCAAGTTTTCTTCTAGAGAACTAG